A genomic window from Nitrospirota bacterium includes:
- a CDS encoding cation-transporting P-type ATPase, whose product MKIHHLTAPEALASLHSAADGLTEDQAARRLKEFGPNRVEQLARRPLAIRFAKGLTHFFALILWVAAGLALIAEWRQPGQGMAALGAAIVGVILINGLFSFWQEYRAERAILALQRLLPHRVRALRDRVVTEIPSEDLVPGDVILLQEGDDVPADCRVIDALGVRVNNATVTGESLPKARDARPSSEEDPLRAKNVLLAGTSVVSGGARAVVFATGMRTAFGTIAHLTQTAGEALSPLQREIVRLSRVVAILAVALGVVFFVIGRAIGLPFWANFIFAIGIIVANVPEGLLPTVTLSLAMASQRMARRHALVRRLASVEALGCATVICTDKTGTLTQNRMALKQAFVSGEVLDADGLVARAGASLAARKVLEVARLCHDLKTVDRNGRPEVVGDPMEIALADAARRAGLDADRAQRMDEVPFDADRKRLSVLCRTPEGPTLYTKGAMETVLPLCDRIRDGEAVLALTEERRAAVARALEAMADRGLRVLACADRPAADGEDRTGLERGLILSGLVGLEDPPRPEVPGAIRTCRDAGIRVVMVTGDHPHTALAIAREIELVRSPSPVVITGDEIRRLSDTQLQLAVAAPEIVFARVTADQKLRIVAALQARKEIVAVTGDGVNDAPALKKADIGIAMGLAGTDVAREAADMVLVDDNFASIVAAVEEGRAVFDNIRKFLTYILTSNIPEIVPYLAFVVFKIPLPLTIIQILAVDLGTDMLPALALGAEPPNHQVMQRPPRPRTARLLDRPLLLRAYLFLGGLEAVAAMSAFFWVLEGGAWAYGDRLSGSDPLYLHATTACLSAIIVMQVVNVFACRDHRASAFSFGLFSNPLILAGIAAEVALILLIDYTPWGNLFFGTAPIALGAWLFVIPFAVGMLVLEEARKWIVRKRNATSWLSGR is encoded by the coding sequence GTGAAAATTCACCACCTCACGGCCCCCGAGGCGCTCGCCAGCCTCCACAGCGCGGCCGACGGCCTGACCGAGGATCAGGCGGCTCGGCGGCTCAAGGAGTTCGGCCCCAACCGGGTCGAGCAACTCGCCAGGCGTCCCCTGGCGATCCGGTTCGCCAAGGGGCTCACCCATTTCTTCGCGCTTATCCTCTGGGTGGCCGCAGGCCTGGCGCTGATCGCGGAGTGGCGCCAGCCGGGGCAAGGCATGGCCGCCTTGGGCGCGGCCATCGTGGGCGTGATCCTGATCAACGGCCTCTTTTCCTTCTGGCAGGAGTATCGCGCCGAACGCGCGATACTGGCGCTGCAGCGTCTGCTCCCTCATCGGGTCCGCGCTCTTCGCGACCGGGTCGTGACCGAGATACCGTCCGAAGACCTGGTTCCCGGCGACGTGATCCTGTTGCAGGAGGGCGACGACGTGCCCGCCGACTGCCGCGTGATCGACGCGTTGGGCGTGCGGGTCAACAACGCCACAGTGACCGGCGAATCACTGCCCAAGGCCCGGGACGCCCGCCCCAGTTCCGAGGAAGATCCGCTCCGCGCGAAAAACGTCCTGCTCGCGGGTACGTCCGTGGTCTCGGGTGGAGCGCGCGCGGTGGTGTTCGCCACCGGGATGCGCACCGCGTTCGGGACCATCGCGCACCTCACCCAAACCGCGGGAGAAGCGCTCTCACCCCTTCAGCGCGAGATCGTACGCCTGAGCCGCGTCGTCGCGATCCTCGCGGTGGCGCTGGGAGTCGTCTTCTTCGTGATCGGCCGCGCGATCGGGTTGCCGTTCTGGGCCAACTTCATCTTCGCGATCGGGATCATCGTGGCGAACGTGCCGGAGGGATTACTGCCCACGGTCACGCTGTCGCTGGCCATGGCCTCGCAGCGCATGGCGCGGCGCCACGCGTTGGTGCGCCGGCTCGCGTCGGTCGAAGCCTTGGGGTGCGCCACCGTGATCTGCACGGACAAGACCGGCACGCTGACGCAGAACCGCATGGCGCTCAAGCAGGCGTTCGTGTCCGGCGAGGTCCTGGATGCGGACGGTCTGGTCGCGCGCGCGGGAGCGTCGCTCGCGGCACGGAAGGTCCTCGAGGTCGCACGCTTGTGCCACGACCTCAAAACCGTTGATCGCAACGGCCGGCCGGAGGTGGTCGGAGACCCCATGGAGATCGCGTTGGCCGACGCGGCGCGGCGGGCGGGATTGGACGCGGACCGGGCGCAGCGGATGGACGAGGTGCCGTTCGACGCGGATCGGAAGCGCCTGTCCGTGTTGTGCCGAACGCCTGAAGGGCCGACGCTCTACACCAAGGGCGCGATGGAGACCGTGCTTCCGCTGTGCGATCGCATTCGGGACGGCGAGGCGGTGCTGGCGCTGACCGAGGAGCGGCGGGCGGCGGTGGCGCGCGCCTTGGAGGCGATGGCCGACCGCGGGTTGCGCGTGCTCGCGTGCGCGGATCGTCCGGCGGCGGACGGCGAGGACCGGACCGGGCTCGAGCGCGGTCTGATTCTCTCGGGTCTGGTGGGGTTGGAGGACCCGCCGCGGCCTGAGGTGCCCGGCGCGATCCGGACGTGCCGCGACGCCGGCATCAGGGTGGTCATGGTGACCGGGGATCACCCGCACACCGCGCTCGCGATCGCGCGCGAAATCGAGTTGGTCCGATCGCCTTCGCCGGTGGTGATCACCGGAGACGAGATCCGGAGGCTGTCGGACACGCAGCTTCAACTCGCCGTGGCCGCGCCCGAGATCGTCTTCGCGCGGGTCACCGCGGACCAGAAACTGCGCATCGTGGCCGCGTTACAGGCGCGCAAGGAGATCGTGGCGGTCACCGGCGACGGGGTCAACGACGCGCCCGCGCTCAAGAAAGCAGACATCGGGATCGCGATGGGCCTTGCCGGGACCGACGTGGCGCGCGAGGCTGCGGACATGGTGCTGGTGGACGACAATTTCGCGAGCATCGTGGCCGCGGTGGAGGAAGGCCGCGCCGTGTTCGACAACATCCGCAAGTTCCTCACCTACATCCTCACCTCGAACATCCCGGAAATCGTGCCCTACCTCGCGTTCGTGGTGTTCAAGATTCCATTACCCCTCACCATCATCCAGATTCTTGCTGTCGACTTGGGCACCGACATGCTGCCCGCGCTCGCGCTGGGCGCCGAGCCGCCGAATCACCAAGTCATGCAACGCCCGCCGCGGCCGCGCACCGCTCGATTGCTCGACCGGCCCTTGTTGCTTCGGGCCTACCTGTTCCTCGGGGGGCTGGAAGCGGTCGCGGCCATGAGCGCGTTCTTCTGGGTGCTCGAGGGCGGAGCGTGGGCTTACGGGGACCGGCTTTCCGGGAGCGATCCCTTGTATCTGCACGCCACCACGGCCTGCCTGTCCGCGATCATCGTGATGCAGGTCGTCAACGTGTTCGCCTGTCGCGACCACCGCGCGTCCGCCTTCTCGTTCGGCCTGTTCAGCAACCCGCTGATCCTTGCCGGCATCGCCGCGGAGGTCGCATTGATCCTGCTCATCGACTACACGCCGTGGGGCAATCTGTTCTTCGGCACCGCGCCCATCGCGCTCGGCGCGTGGCTCTTCGTGATCCCATTTGCCGTTGGCATGCTGGTGCTGGAAGAGGCCCGCAAGTGGATCGTGCGCAAACGAAATGCGACGTCGTGGCTTAGCGGTCGATGA
- a CDS encoding DUF2283 domain-containing protein, with protein sequence MKEVHIIPLAERKLARRGIPREWVVETIRTPDQVVEGYGGRVVAQRRYRVRAEDMLLRGHWVPDGCSHAVLEGERAMRIEYDSVHDLLNIEFLKDAEIVDSLELDGIVVDYAKDKRIVAIKVLDASKRTTRDPLDLIDLAIIRATPSRPDVVRETQPKYRKKKKRAP encoded by the coding sequence ATGAAAGAAGTCCACATCATTCCACTGGCCGAACGGAAACTGGCGCGTCGGGGCATACCGCGGGAGTGGGTGGTGGAGACGATCCGTACGCCGGACCAAGTGGTGGAGGGTTACGGGGGCCGCGTGGTCGCTCAGCGGCGGTATCGGGTGCGCGCCGAAGACATGCTGTTACGTGGTCACTGGGTACCTGACGGCTGCAGTCACGCGGTACTGGAAGGGGAGCGGGCGATGAGAATTGAATACGATTCGGTTCACGACCTGCTAAACATCGAATTCTTGAAGGACGCGGAGATCGTCGATTCGCTGGAGCTCGACGGGATCGTCGTCGACTACGCGAAAGACAAGCGGATCGTGGCGATCAAGGTGTTGGATGCCAGCAAACGTACCACCCGTGATCCGCTCGATCTGATCGATCTCGCCATCATTCGCGCAACGCCCTCCCGGCCGGACGTGGTGCGGGAAACGCAACCCAAATATCGGAAAAAGAAGAAGCGAGCCCCGTAG
- a CDS encoding four helix bundle suffix domain-containing protein: MSGAQRLIPPHGGYRKLRSFQSAQLVYDATVIFCGRFIDKRSRTYDQMIQAARSGVQNIAEGSMASATSKKTELKLTGVARASLEELLLDYQDFLRQRGLRIWSKDSREALEVRKKYQSDKSDQSDGSDPYCMATASPEVAANTLICLINQASFLLGRQLQTLEQTFLKEGGFTERLYRERQARRRAEP, encoded by the coding sequence ATGTCGGGTGCTCAGCGTTTGATCCCGCCGCATGGCGGCTACCGCAAGTTGCGAAGTTTTCAGTCCGCGCAATTGGTGTATGACGCCACCGTGATCTTCTGCGGCCGGTTCATCGATAAGCGCTCCCGCACATACGACCAAATGATTCAAGCCGCGCGCAGCGGGGTGCAGAATATCGCTGAGGGCAGTATGGCCTCCGCCACCTCGAAGAAGACCGAACTCAAGCTCACCGGCGTGGCCCGGGCCAGCCTGGAGGAACTGCTTCTGGACTACCAGGACTTTTTGCGCCAGCGCGGGCTGCGGATCTGGAGCAAGGATTCACGAGAAGCTTTGGAAGTGAGAAAGAAGTACCAGTCTGACAAGTCGGACCAGTCGGACGGGTCTGACCCGTACTGCATGGCAACGGCTTCGCCCGAGGTGGCGGCGAACACGCTCATTTGTCTGATTAACCAAGCCAGCTTTTTGCTCGGGCGGCAGTTGCAAACGCTGGAGCAGACCTTTCTCAAAGAGGGCGGGTTTACGGAGCGGTTGTACCGTGAGCGGCAGGCGAGGAGACGCGCGGAGCCGTGA
- a CDS encoding 2-oxoacid:acceptor oxidoreductase family protein, with product MFQVRIHGRGGQGVVTAAELLSVAAFYGGQHAQAFPSFGSERMGAPVVAFCRIDDQPIRSREPVTHPDAVVVQDPTLLHHVDLFAGLSLSGYVILNSSRSPGELGISELAERLPPGRLITVPATDLARAHTGRPLPNAALLGAFAAATGAVSLASVVRAIRQRFPGRVGETNAAAADAAFAAVHEKGAVSVADSEERSRAQAD from the coding sequence ATGTTCCAAGTCCGGATTCATGGCCGTGGCGGCCAGGGGGTGGTGACCGCGGCTGAATTGCTGTCGGTCGCGGCCTTCTACGGCGGCCAGCACGCTCAGGCGTTTCCGAGCTTCGGGTCCGAGCGCATGGGGGCGCCGGTGGTGGCGTTTTGCCGGATCGATGACCAGCCGATCCGTTCCCGCGAGCCCGTGACGCACCCGGACGCCGTGGTCGTGCAGGATCCCACGCTGCTCCACCACGTGGATCTGTTCGCGGGCCTCTCGCTTTCGGGTTACGTGATTCTGAACTCCAGCCGAAGTCCCGGTGAACTGGGCATCTCGGAACTCGCTGAGCGTCTTCCACCGGGGCGGTTGATCACGGTGCCGGCCACGGACCTTGCGCGAGCACACACGGGACGGCCGCTGCCGAACGCCGCGCTGCTCGGCGCGTTCGCGGCCGCGACGGGCGCGGTGAGCCTGGCGTCGGTCGTCCGGGCGATCCGCCAACGGTTTCCGGGGCGAGTCGGGGAAACCAACGCGGCCGCGGCCGACGCGGCGTTTGCCGCAGTCCACGAAAAGGGCGCTGTCTCGGTAGCGGACTCGGAGGAACGTTCTCGTGCTCAAGCAGATTGA
- a CDS encoding transketolase C-terminal domain-containing protein: MLKQIEGSQALAWAVARCRPEVISCYPITPQTHIVEALSAMVRRGEVGTCQFLTVESEFAALSALIGASATGARTYTATASQGLLFMAEAVYNASGLGLPIVMTIGNRAIGAPINIWNDHSDSIALRDSGWIQLHAESNQEAVDLHVQAFRLAEALSVPVMVCVDGFVLTHAFEAVDLPDQAAVDAYLPPFEPVQLLDPNDPVTIGSMVGPEAFMEVRYLAHRAQLRALGVIPELADEFADRFGRRSGGLVASYRTEDADTIVVALGSVIGTIKDTVDALREAGSAVGCVKLVSYRPFPAEALRNAIGHARRVVVVEKDLALGLGGIVSADVKLAMNASGVAVYTVIAGLGGRPITSASLRDVIERARDDALDEPHFLDLQEGVVDREIARQRERRRSGPAALNVLRDVSGR; this comes from the coding sequence GTGCTCAAGCAGATTGAAGGCTCGCAGGCCCTGGCTTGGGCGGTGGCGCGCTGCCGACCCGAAGTCATCTCCTGTTATCCCATCACGCCGCAGACCCACATCGTGGAAGCCTTGTCCGCGATGGTGCGACGCGGTGAGGTGGGCACGTGCCAATTCCTGACCGTGGAGTCCGAGTTCGCGGCGCTCAGCGCGCTGATCGGTGCGTCCGCCACGGGCGCCAGGACGTACACGGCTACCGCCAGCCAAGGCCTCCTGTTCATGGCAGAGGCCGTGTACAACGCCTCGGGATTGGGACTACCGATCGTCATGACCATCGGCAACCGGGCGATCGGCGCGCCGATCAACATCTGGAACGATCACTCGGACAGCATAGCGCTGCGGGATTCGGGGTGGATCCAACTGCATGCCGAATCTAATCAAGAAGCGGTGGACCTGCACGTCCAGGCCTTCCGTTTGGCTGAAGCGTTGAGCGTGCCGGTGATGGTCTGCGTGGACGGGTTTGTCCTCACCCACGCGTTCGAGGCGGTCGATCTGCCCGACCAAGCCGCGGTCGACGCGTATCTGCCGCCGTTCGAGCCGGTCCAACTGCTCGATCCGAATGACCCTGTGACGATCGGCTCGATGGTTGGCCCCGAGGCCTTCATGGAGGTTCGGTACCTGGCGCATCGCGCGCAACTCCGGGCGCTCGGCGTGATTCCGGAACTGGCCGACGAGTTTGCGGACCGGTTCGGGCGGAGGTCTGGCGGGCTGGTGGCTTCGTATCGGACCGAAGACGCCGATACGATCGTGGTGGCGCTTGGTTCGGTAATCGGCACCATTAAAGACACGGTCGACGCACTTCGCGAAGCCGGCTCGGCCGTGGGGTGCGTGAAGCTCGTCTCCTACCGCCCGTTTCCGGCCGAGGCATTACGCAACGCAATCGGCCACGCGCGGCGAGTGGTCGTGGTCGAGAAGGACCTGGCGCTGGGCCTGGGGGGCATCGTGTCCGCCGACGTGAAACTGGCGATGAACGCCTCGGGCGTCGCGGTCTACACCGTGATCGCGGGGCTTGGCGGCAGGCCCATCACGAGCGCATCGCTGCGTGACGTGATCGAGCGGGCTCGCGACGACGCGCTCGATGAGCCGCACTTTCTGGATCTTCAAGAAGGGGTGGTGGATCGCGAGATCGCGCGGCAGCGCGAGCGCCGGCGGTCGGGCCCCGCGGCGCTGAACGTGCTGCGCGACGTGAGCGGCCGATGA
- a CDS encoding thiamine pyrophosphate-dependent enzyme, translating to MSTERIKFYQTGTFTVGNRLLSEDERTVQSSVERTNSLTSGHRACQGCGEALGARYAVDAAMRAANNRLIAVNATGCLEVFSSPYPESSWRIPWLHSLFGNAPAVASGVAAALKAKGRSDTLVLAQGGDGGTVDIGFGCLSGMFERNDDVLYVCYDNEAYMNTGVQRSGSTPPAARTMTTPVAAGHPGNAFATGKNLPKIAMAHGIPYVATASVADLQDLEAKMTKAAGMRGARYVHIFVPCPLGWAHDPAKTITVARLAMECGLFPLFEAEFGRVTGRTPIRRRVPVERYLELQGRFKHLFGDPPNREAIAGIQAIADGNIAEYGLWEEGASGGA from the coding sequence ATGAGCACCGAACGCATCAAGTTCTATCAGACCGGCACGTTCACCGTGGGAAATCGTCTCCTGTCCGAGGACGAACGCACGGTGCAGTCGAGCGTGGAACGGACCAACTCGCTCACCTCCGGCCACCGCGCCTGCCAAGGCTGCGGCGAAGCGTTGGGCGCACGGTACGCGGTGGACGCGGCCATGCGCGCGGCGAACAATCGGTTGATCGCGGTCAACGCGACCGGGTGCCTCGAAGTGTTTTCGAGCCCCTATCCCGAAAGCTCGTGGCGCATCCCCTGGCTGCACTCGCTGTTCGGCAACGCGCCCGCGGTGGCTTCCGGCGTGGCCGCCGCGCTCAAAGCCAAGGGCCGATCCGACACGCTGGTCCTGGCCCAGGGCGGGGACGGTGGAACCGTGGACATTGGGTTCGGCTGTTTGTCCGGAATGTTCGAGCGCAACGACGACGTCTTGTACGTCTGTTACGACAACGAGGCCTACATGAACACGGGCGTGCAGCGCTCCGGCTCCACGCCGCCCGCCGCACGGACCATGACGACCCCGGTGGCGGCCGGTCATCCCGGCAATGCGTTCGCTACCGGCAAGAACCTCCCCAAGATCGCCATGGCGCATGGGATTCCCTATGTGGCGACTGCGTCGGTGGCGGATCTGCAGGACCTCGAAGCGAAGATGACCAAGGCGGCCGGCATGCGCGGCGCGCGGTACGTCCACATTTTCGTGCCGTGCCCGTTGGGGTGGGCCCACGACCCGGCGAAGACCATCACCGTGGCGCGGTTGGCGATGGAGTGCGGGCTGTTCCCCTTGTTCGAGGCGGAGTTCGGCCGGGTGACCGGCCGCACGCCCATTCGGCGGCGCGTCCCGGTCGAGCGCTATCTCGAGCTGCAGGGACGCTTCAAGCACCTGTTCGGCGACCCGCCGAACCGCGAGGCGATCGCAGGGATTCAGGCAATCGCCGATGGGAACATCGCGGAGTATGGACTGTGGGAAGAGGGGGCATCCGGTGGAGCGTAA
- a CDS encoding NAD(P)-binding protein, whose protein sequence is MERKPFAITLDPSSSLANQTGNWRTKRPVYVSRLAPCNHACPAGEDIQGWLYLAEEGRYEEAWRALVKENPMPAIHGRVCYHPCESACNRAQLDEAVSIHSVERFLGDLAIKNGWRENATPATGRRVLVVGAGPSGLSAAYHLARMGHSVEVFDAGPKPGGMMRFGIPKYRLPREVLDAEIARIVDLGVRFVINRRVDDLAATMRHGSFDAVFLAVGAQIGRRVDIPSRDARRLVDAVGLLRAVESGGPIRIGRRVAVYGGGNTAVDAARTAKRLGAEEAVIIYRRDRPHMSARDFEVAEALEEGVVIRWLESIAGFEDGRLRVEAMELDSQGRPVPTGRFEELTADTVVLAVGQQVDPGFLRNVEGVVVRPDGVIAVDETMMTGHPGVFAGGDMVPSERTVTASTGHGRTAARNIDAWLKGTRYLAPVAPPPATFERLNPWYYTDAPQAKQPLLALARRRSSFDEVVGGLDENTALLEARRCLSCGNCFRCDNCYGVCPDNAVIKLDPSAGYAINYDYCKGCGMCAEECPCGAIDMIDEVV, encoded by the coding sequence GTGGAGCGTAAGCCGTTCGCCATCACGCTGGATCCCAGCAGCAGCCTGGCCAATCAGACCGGCAACTGGCGGACCAAGCGTCCGGTGTACGTCTCTCGTCTGGCGCCGTGCAACCACGCCTGTCCCGCGGGCGAGGACATCCAGGGCTGGCTCTACCTCGCGGAGGAAGGCCGGTACGAGGAGGCGTGGCGCGCACTGGTGAAGGAAAACCCCATGCCCGCGATCCACGGCCGCGTCTGCTACCACCCTTGCGAGAGCGCGTGCAACCGCGCCCAGCTCGACGAAGCCGTGAGCATCCACTCGGTGGAGCGGTTCCTGGGTGACCTTGCCATCAAGAACGGCTGGCGCGAAAACGCAACGCCGGCCACCGGCCGCAGGGTACTGGTGGTGGGGGCCGGGCCGAGCGGGCTGTCCGCCGCCTATCACCTGGCACGGATGGGACATTCCGTGGAGGTGTTCGACGCGGGGCCCAAGCCGGGCGGCATGATGCGTTTCGGGATTCCCAAGTACCGATTGCCGCGCGAGGTCCTGGACGCGGAGATCGCCCGCATCGTGGACCTCGGCGTGCGGTTCGTCATCAACCGGCGCGTCGATGACCTTGCCGCCACGATGCGGCACGGGTCTTTCGACGCCGTGTTCCTGGCGGTGGGCGCCCAGATCGGCCGCCGCGTGGACATCCCGTCCCGCGACGCGCGGCGTTTGGTGGACGCGGTCGGTCTGCTCCGCGCGGTCGAGTCGGGAGGCCCGATCCGGATCGGCCGCCGCGTGGCCGTGTACGGGGGCGGCAACACCGCGGTCGATGCGGCGCGAACCGCCAAGCGCCTCGGCGCGGAGGAGGCGGTCATCATCTACCGGCGGGACCGGCCGCACATGTCGGCTCGCGACTTCGAGGTGGCGGAAGCGCTCGAAGAAGGCGTGGTGATCCGCTGGCTGGAGTCGATCGCGGGATTCGAGGACGGCCGGTTGCGCGTCGAGGCCATGGAACTGGACAGCCAGGGCCGTCCGGTCCCCACGGGCCGGTTCGAGGAACTAACGGCCGACACCGTCGTCCTGGCCGTGGGCCAGCAAGTCGACCCGGGGTTTCTCCGCAACGTGGAAGGCGTCGTGGTTCGGCCCGACGGCGTGATCGCGGTGGACGAGACCATGATGACCGGGCATCCGGGCGTCTTCGCGGGCGGGGACATGGTACCGTCGGAGCGCACCGTCACGGCCTCGACCGGCCACGGCAGGACGGCCGCGCGGAATATCGACGCGTGGCTCAAAGGGACGCGATACCTAGCGCCCGTGGCGCCCCCGCCGGCCACCTTCGAACGGCTCAACCCCTGGTACTACACCGACGCCCCGCAAGCCAAGCAGCCGCTTCTGGCACTGGCTCGGCGGCGCTCGAGCTTCGACGAAGTAGTCGGGGGTCTGGACGAGAACACCGCCCTGTTGGAGGCGCGACGCTGCTTGTCGTGCGGGAACTGCTTTCGCTGCGACAACTGCTACGGCGTGTGTCCCGACAACGCGGTGATCAAGCTCGACCCTTCAGCGGGATACGCGATCAATTACGACTACTGCAAGGGCTGCGGGATGTGCGCAGAGGAGTGTCCGTGCGGCGCGATCGACATGATCGACGAAGTGGTGTAG
- a CDS encoding ATP-dependent 6-phosphofructokinase: MKRIGVLTSGGDAPGMNAAIRAVTRTAIAAGFEVIGIRRGFAGLIEGELGALTTRSVSGIIERGGTILGTARCEAFTTDEGRRKALATIQASALDALVVIGGTGSQAGAHCLSTLGVWVVGVASTIDNDLEGSDITIGVDTALNVALEAIDRIKTTAASHRRAFLVEVMGRDCGYLALMTGIAGGAEVVVIPEVSCDPEAIAHEFRAAYERGKAHAIGVIAEGAKFRASDIAEYFRTHHERIGFDLRVTCLGHIQRGGSPGAFDRLLATRLGAGAVEALVRGEHGVLVGLIRGQVTTTPLAEVVSSCKPIDMRLWELAKVLAR, from the coding sequence ATGAAGCGAATCGGTGTCTTGACCAGCGGGGGTGATGCTCCGGGGATGAATGCGGCGATCCGAGCCGTTACGCGAACCGCGATCGCCGCGGGCTTCGAGGTGATCGGGATTCGCCGGGGATTCGCAGGACTCATCGAGGGGGAATTGGGCGCGCTGACGACCCGGTCGGTCAGCGGGATCATCGAGCGCGGGGGCACGATTCTAGGCACTGCCCGTTGCGAAGCGTTCACCACCGACGAAGGCCGCCGCAAAGCGCTGGCCACCATCCAGGCGTCGGCGCTGGATGCGCTGGTCGTTATCGGAGGCACCGGATCGCAGGCAGGCGCGCACTGCCTCTCGACCCTCGGGGTTTGGGTGGTCGGCGTGGCGTCCACCATCGACAACGACTTGGAGGGGAGCGACATCACGATCGGCGTGGATACCGCGCTCAACGTCGCGCTCGAGGCGATCGATCGGATCAAGACCACTGCCGCGTCGCATCGGCGGGCGTTCCTGGTCGAAGTGATGGGCCGCGACTGCGGGTACCTCGCGCTCATGACCGGCATCGCTGGGGGCGCCGAAGTCGTGGTGATTCCGGAGGTGAGCTGCGATCCCGAGGCGATTGCCCACGAATTCCGTGCGGCGTATGAGCGCGGGAAGGCCCATGCCATCGGCGTGATCGCCGAGGGCGCGAAGTTCCGGGCATCGGACATTGCCGAATACTTCCGCACGCACCATGAACGGATCGGGTTCGATCTGCGAGTGACGTGTTTGGGCCACATTCAGCGGGGCGGCTCGCCGGGCGCGTTTGACCGGCTGTTGGCGACACGTCTCGGCGCAGGGGCGGTGGAGGCGTTGGTGCGGGGAGAACACGGCGTGCTGGTGGGGCTGATCCGTGGCCAGGTAACGACCACCCCGCTGGCCGAAGTGGTCAGCTCGTGCAAGCCGATCGACATGAGACTGTGGGAACTGGCGAAGGTGCTGGCGAGGTGA
- a CDS encoding DUF2892 domain-containing protein, whose translation MRENVGTIDRVIRAAVGIALFLAALAVAAPLARTILGLGGVIMLGTALVGFCPVYRVLGLNTCGQRRK comes from the coding sequence ATGCGTGAGAACGTGGGGACGATCGATCGGGTGATACGGGCCGCGGTGGGGATCGCGTTGTTTCTGGCTGCGTTGGCCGTTGCCGCGCCGCTCGCGAGGACGATCCTCGGGCTCGGCGGCGTGATCATGCTCGGCACCGCGCTGGTGGGGTTCTGCCCGGTGTACCGTGTGCTGGGACTAAACACGTGCGGACAGCGGCGGAAATGA
- a CDS encoding OsmC family protein has protein sequence MTDQAVVTWRGGVRFDAEVRGHRMTLDQPRDEDGTDEGMTPIECLAVSLGGCVAYFAARFAQRHALPISDLRVTTGWDYAERPHRVGRFDVRITYRGTLDAAMAERLQRVVEGCTVHHTLTHPPQIRVALSADQAGAVTRGSGSRGGGP, from the coding sequence ATGACCGACCAAGCGGTCGTGACGTGGCGCGGGGGCGTCCGGTTCGACGCGGAGGTGCGCGGGCACCGGATGACTCTTGATCAGCCGAGGGACGAAGATGGAACCGACGAGGGGATGACGCCGATCGAGTGCCTGGCGGTCTCGTTGGGCGGGTGCGTGGCCTATTTCGCAGCCCGCTTTGCGCAACGGCACGCCTTGCCGATCAGCGACCTCCGGGTCACGACGGGTTGGGACTACGCGGAGCGGCCCCACCGCGTCGGGCGGTTCGACGTGCGGATCACCTATCGCGGGACGCTGGACGCGGCCATGGCTGAGCGTTTGCAGCGCGTGGTGGAGGGGTGCACCGTGCACCACACGCTCACGCATCCGCCGCAGATACGCGTTGCCCTGTCAGCGGACCAAGCCGGCGCGGTGACCCGCGGGTCCGGATCGCGTGGAGGCGGACCGTGA